CGTGATCAGGATGCTCTCGCGGCCCACCTCTACGGTCCGGAAGGCCCCGGGCTTGGCCAGGTCCGAGGAACGCACGGCGCAGAACCACATCGTTTCGAAGATGCGCTCCTGCTCTTGGGCGAAGATCCCCGGATCCGTATAGGAGGAGCCGGGGAGGGTGGCGATCAGACTGTCCGGCAGGCTGGTCGAGGTCACGGTGCACTCCTCGGGGAACGTCGTGGAGGGGCCATTCACGCGCCGGGAAGAACGACTCCGGACGGCGTTGTGCATGGAGCAACGCTGCGTGCCATGTGCAACCGCAGCATGAAATGACTCAGAGGCCGTGTCAAGAGCCCGCGGCGGCGAGCTGCTTGCGCCAGCGGGTGAACAGCCGAGGCTGGTTCATCCCGAGCACGGCGACCGGAACTCCGGCACGCCGGTAGACGGCCAGGACGTCGCGGTCGTCCGCGGCGCCCGCCTCGATGGTCACACTGTCGGCGGCTGCCGCGTGACCGGCGAACTGGATCTTCACGCCGTACTGGTCGGACCAGAAGTACGGCGGCCGGGGCACACCCGGCTCCACCGCGCCGCCCGCCAGCAGTGTGGCGATCGCGGCGTCGGGACGCTCGCGCGCCCCGGTCCAGTGTTCGACGCGGCGGTGGGCACCCGCGCGGGGGTCGTACCAGCTGGCGCAGTCGCCGACCGCGACCACGCCGGCCAGGCTGGTGCGGCCGTCGGCGCCGCACTTGACGCCGTTGTCGAGTTCGACACCGGAGCCTTCCAGCCACTCGACGCACGGGCGTGCGCCCACACCGACGACGACGATGTCGCCGGGGATGCTGCGGCCGTCCTCGAGCAGGACGGCGTCCACCCGCCGCTCCCCGCTCAGTCCCTTGACCCCCACGCCGCACAACAGCCTTACGCCGTGGTCCACATGGAGGGCGGAGACGATGTCGCCCATTCTCGCGCCGAGCGGTCCGGCCAGCGGCGTCGGGGCCGCCTCGACGACCGTCACGTCCAGCCCGAGGGCGTATGCGGTGGAGGCGACCTCGGCACCGATGAAGCCGCCGCCGATCACCACCAGCCGTCCGCCCCGGGCCAGTTCGTCCCGCAGGGCCCGGGCGTCGTCCAGGGTGCGCAGGGTGTGCACCCCGGCCAGGCCTTCGGACCCCGGCAGAGTACGCGCCGCGGCGCCGGTCGCGATGACGATGCCGTCGGCGCGGACCTCCCGCCCGTCGGCGAGCCGGACGGCGCGCTCGGTGCGGTCGAGTCCGGCGGCACGAGCGCCGAGCAGCCACTCCGCCCGCAGGTCCTCGTCGTCCGTCTCCAGCGAGAGATCCGCCTCGCCGAGGGTGCCGGCCAGGAACTCCTTGGACAGCGGAGGCCTGTCGTACGGACGGTGGAGTTCGTCACCGATGACGACCAGCCGCCCGTCATAGCCCTGCTTCCGCAGCGAGCGCGCCGCCGACAGACCGGCCAGCGAGGCGCCGACCACGGCGACGGTCCTCACGCGGAACCCCCGGCGAGCCGGGCTGCGACGCAGGGCGGCAGGTTGGGGGCATCCGCGGACACCCGGACGTGGATCACGCCGTCCTCGACGACGACCTCGTGCGTCCGGACCGGGAGCTTGGCCGGCGGAGAGTCGACCGCGCCGGTCCTCAGGTCGAACTTCGAAGCATGCAGCGGGCATTCCACCTCGCAGCCCTCCAGCCAGCCGTCGGCGAGCGAGGCGTCCTGGTGGGTGCAGGTGTCGTCGATGGCGAAGAGTTCGCCGTCGTCGGTGTGGAACACCGAGACCGGAGGATCTGTGTCGAGCCGGTGGGCCTCTCCTCGCGGGAGATCCGCGAGACGGCACGCGGGAATCATCATGACACCTCGGTGCGTATAGCGAAACGGATTGCGGTAAGCGCAACATCAGTTTGAGGTCGGCCAGAACCCTTGTCAAGGCATCCAGAGGGCACTCCGAGCCGTTTATGGCGTTGCGTAACACGAAACCCAATTCATATAGAACAACAACAGCCCGCCGCATCGGCTCGCGACGGACGCGAGCCGAGGGCGGGCGGGTGAGGGGCGCGAGTGGGCGTCAGAAACCGCGGCCGATCCACTCCTGGAGGTGCGGAGCCTCGGCGGCGACGGTGGTCGTCCCCCGTGCCCGGTGTGCACGACGGTGTCGCCCGGCAGCGTCAGCAGCCGGTCCCGGATCGACTCGATGATGGTCGGGAAGTGGCTGTACGACCGTCCCGTCGCCCCCGGTCCACCGGCGAACAGGGTGTCGCCGCTGAAGAGGGCCGTCAGGGCCGGTGCGTACAGGCAGACCGCGCCGGGCGCATGGCCCGGCGTGTGCAGCACGGTCAGCTCGATGCCGGCCACCGTGAGGCCCTGGCCGTCGGTCAGTTCGGCGTCCGGCGCCTTGTCGGGGTGGGTCTGCTTCCACAGCGGCAGGTCGTCCGGGTGGAGCAGGATCGGGGCGCCGGCGCGCTCCGCGAGTGCGGGCGCGGCGTCGATGTGGTCGTTGTGGGCGTGGGTGCACACGATCGCCCGCAGGGTGCGCCCACCGACGGCGGCGGCGATGGCCTCGGCGTCGTGCGCGGCGTCGATGACGATCACCTCGTGGTCGTCGCCGACGATCCACACGTTGTTGTCGACGTCCCAGGTGCCGCCGTCCAGGGAGAACGTTCCCGAGGTGACGAGGTGTTCGATGCGGGCGGCCATCAAAGGACCACCACCGAGCGCAGCACGTCGCCGCCGTGCATCCGCTCGAACGCCTTCTCGACCTCGTCCAGCGCGATGGTCTCCGTGACGAACGCGTCCAGGTCCAGTCGGCCCTGCTGATACAGGTCGACGAGCATCGGGAAGTCGCGGGAGGGCAGGCAGTCGCCGTACCAGGACGACTTGAGCGCGCCGCCGCGTCCGAAGACGTCCAGCAGCGGCAGTTCCAGCTTCATCTCCGGGGTGGGCACACCCACGAGGACGACCGTGCCGGCCAGGTCGCGGGCGTAAAAAGCCTGCTTGTACGTCTCCGGGCGACCGACCGCCTCGATCACGACGTCGGCGCCGAAGCCGCCGGTCAGCTCGCGGATCGCCTCGACCACGTCGGCGTTCCTGGAGTTGACCGTGTGGGTCGCGCCCAGCTTCTTGGCCGTCTCCAGTTTGTGGTCGTCGATGTCGACGGCGATGATCCTCGCCGCGCCCGCCAGGTTCGACCCGACGACCGCCGCGTCCCCGACGCCACCGCAGCCGATGACCGCGACCGTGTCTCCGCGGCCGACGTTGCCGGTGTTGATGGCCGCACCGATGCCGGCCATCACGCCGCACCCCAGCAGACCGACGGCGGCCGCCGACGCGGCCGGGTCAACCTTCGTGCACTGCCCCGCCGCCACCAGCGTCTTCTCCGCGAACGCGCCGATGCCGAGCGCCGGGGACAGCTCGGTGCCGTCGAGCAGGGTCATCCTCTGCTTCGCGTTGTGGGTGTTGAAGCAGTACCACGGCCGTCCGCGCAGGCACGCCCGGCACTGCCCGCACACCGCACGCCAGTTGAGGATGACGAAGTCGCCGGCGGCGACATCGGTGACACCCTCCCCCACCGCCTCCACGACACCCGCGGCCTCATGGCCCAGCAGGAAGGGGAAGTCGTCGTTGATGCCGCCCTCGCGATAGTGCAGATCGGTGTGACAGACCCCGCAGGCCTCGATCTTCACCAGAGCCTCACCCGGTCCCGGGTCGGGCACGACGATTGTTTCCAGGCTGACGGGGGCGCCCTTGCCCCGCGCGACAACAGCACGGACCTGGTGTGTCATGGCCACTCCTCGGCTGGTCGAGACTTGAGTCAGACGTTGCTCATTACGGCACACATCTCATGTGCCGCAACACAGCATCGTGGAGTGCCGGCCGGGGGTCAAGGAGCCCGACGGGAGGATGTCGATGACCGGGCCGCCCCAGCCGTTCGCCCGCTTCTCGCCGATCAGAGGGGTGAACACGGCGCTGATCCGCTGTCGGAGGTGGCCTCGTTGACGTCGGCCGGGTCGGCGCCCGGCGGCGGCGAGGTGAAATGCGACAGCGGTTCGACGACGCCGTAGAACGTCAGGCCGATATCTGTACATCAGGCCGGTTCCAACCGGACGACGACGGACTTCGACGTGGGTGTGTTGCTGATGTCCGCCGTGGAGTCGAGAGGCACCAGGACGTTGGTCTCAGGGAAATAGGCGGCGCAGCACCCCCGGGGCGTCGGGTACGAAACCGCCCGAAAGGCCGGTGCCCGGCGTTCCACGCCGTCCCCGTACTCGCTCACGATGTCGACGAGGTCCCCGTCGGCCAGGCCTCGGTCGCTGAGGTCGTCGGGATGCAGGAAGAGGACGCGTCGCCCCTGGTGGATGCCGCGGTAACGATCGTCCAGGCCGTAGATGGTGGTGTTGTACTGGTCGTGGGAGCGGAGCGTCTGCAGCAACAGCCGGCCTTCGGGGACGTGCGGGCTCTCCAGCGGGTTGGCGGTGAAGTTGGCCAGTCCGGTGGAGGTGGTGAACCGGCGCCCGTCGCGCGGCGGGTGGGGCAGCGCGAAGCCGCCCGGCTGCCGTACCCGGGCGTTGAAGTCCTCGAAGCCGGGGATCACGCGTTCGATGCGGTCACGGATCCGGTCGTAGTCCGACTCGAAGTTCTCCCACGGCACCTGGGAGCCCGCTTCCCCGAGGGCCGCCCGTGCCATACGGCAGATGATCGCCACCTCGCTGAGCAGGTGCTCGGAGGCGGGTTTCAGCCGCCCCCGTGAGAGATGCACCATGCTCATGGAGTCCTCCACCGTCACCAACTGCGGCCCGGCCGGACGCAGATCGGCTTCGGTCCGGCCGAGACAGGGCAGGATGAGCGCCTGCTCCCCGGCGATGACGTGCGAGCGATTGAGCTTGGTCGAGATCTGGACGGTGAGGCGACAGCGCCTGAGCGCCTGTTCGGTCAGGTCGGTGTCGGGGGCCGCGGCAGCGAAATTGCCGCCCAGCGCGACGAAGACCCGTACCTGGCCGTCGCGCATGGCACGGATGCTCTCCACCGCGTCGTGGCCGTGGTGGCGCGGGGGCGTGAACGCGAACTCGGTGCCGAGTGCGTCCAGGAACGCGTCGTCGGGCTTCTCGTAGATGCCCATCGTCCGGTCGCCCTGCACGTTGGAGTGACCGCGTACCGGGCAGAGGCCCGCTCCCGGACGGCCGATGTCGCCGCGGAGCAGATGGAAGTTCACGACGTCCCGGATGGTGGGCACCGAGTGACGGTGCTGGGTGAGCCCCATCGCCCAGCAGACGACGATCTTCTCGGCGGCCAGGACATGGCCGAACGCGGCCCGTATCTCTTCCTCGGGCAGACCGGTGGCCTGAAGGATGTCGCTCCACGAGGCCTTGCGGGCTTGCTCGGCGAACTCCTCGAAGCCATGCGTGTACCGGTCGATGAAAGCGGTGTCGAGGACCGTGCCGGGCGCCTCGTTCTCCGCCTCCAGCAGCATGCGGTTGAAGGCCTGGAACAGCGCTTGGTCTCCACCCAGCCTGATCTGCAGGAACTGGTCCGCTAGCCGGGTGCCGCCACCGAGGACACCGGAGGGCCGCTGGGGGTTCTTGAACCGGAGCAGCCCGGCCTCGGGCAGGGGGTTGACCGCGATGACGCGGCCGCCCCGCCGCTTGGCCTCCTCCAGCGCGGAGAGCATACGGGGATGGTTGGTGCCCGGGTTCTGGCCGACCACGAGGATGAGGTCGGCCTCGTGGAGGTCTTCCAGGCTGACGCTGCCCTTGCCGATGCCGATGGTCTCCGTCAGAGCCGATCCGCTCGACTCGTGGCACATGTTGGAGCAGTCCGGCAGGTTGTTGGTGCCGAGCATCCGGACGAAGAGCTGATAGACGAACGCGGCCTCGTTGCTCGCCCGTCCGGAGGTGTAGAAGGCGGCCTGATCGGGGTGATCGAGCGCGGCGAGTTCCCGGGCGACGACGGCGAACGCGTCGTCCCAGGAGATCGGCCGGTAGCGGTCGCTGCCCGCCGGGCGGTACATGGGGTGCGTGAGGCGCCCCTGCTGCCCGAGCCAGTAGTCGCTACGGGGCAGGAGTTCGCCGAGGGTGTGCTCGGCGAAGAAGTCCGGGGCGACACGGCGGACGGTGGCCTCCTCGGCCACCGCTTTCGCGCCGTTCTCGCAGAACTCCGCCCGGTGCCTTTGCTCCGGCTCGGGCCAGGCGCAACCGGGACAGTCGAAGCCCTTCTTCTGGTTGACCTGGAGCAGAGTGAGCAGACTGCGGCGAGCCCCCATCTGTTCGCCGGCGTGCCGCAGCGAGGAGGTGACCGCGGGGATACCGGCGGCGTACTCCTTCGGTGGGCCGACCCTCAGACGGGCGTCACCGGGGGCCTCAGCAGGTGGCTTACGGGTCATCTGTAGCGCTACTCCGCGGTGTAGGGAACCAGAGCCATGCCAGTGCCGCCGCCGGGCATCGCGGCCCCTCGTACGGAGAGCCGCAACCGAAGATCCGGAAGTTTCACATTGAGCAACAGTAGCGTGATACGCAACCAGTCCAGGGAAACCCTACCGGCGACCTCCTGTCAAGGCCGATGACCACGGTCAGAGACTTCCCCTGGGTGCGCTGGTCAGCGACGCGCTGCCCGCGCCCGCGGCACGGGTCGCCCTTGGGGAGAATCCGGGGAGTACGGACCGTGCTGGGGAGCGCGTGGGGTGAATCGGCCAGGCAAAGTCACACGACCCTGAAAGACCCTGAAAGACTCATCACCGCAGGTCAGGGACGGTAGTGGCAGGGTCGGCGCAGGTCAGAGCCATCCGATGGACGACTTCAGGACGTACGTCCCGAGATCGTCGGCCTCACGAGCCCCGGCAGCGAGCCGCCCTCACGCAGCGGCGTGATGTAGCGGGTCACGATGACTTCCTTGAGCATCACTCCAGGCCACTGGGGTGGTCACGGCCACCGGACGCGACCCGTGGGCGCCCGCGGCGGCGTCCCGAGCAGATCGGCGCGGCTGTCGAACCGCT
This portion of the Streptomyces mirabilis genome encodes:
- a CDS encoding NAD(P)/FAD-dependent oxidoreductase; translation: MRTVAVVGASLAGLSAARSLRKQGYDGRLVVIGDELHRPYDRPPLSKEFLAGTLGEADLSLETDDEDLRAEWLLGARAAGLDRTERAVRLADGREVRADGIVIATGAAARTLPGSEGLAGVHTLRTLDDARALRDELARGGRLVVIGGGFIGAEVASTAYALGLDVTVVEAAPTPLAGPLGARMGDIVSALHVDHGVRLLCGVGVKGLSGERRVDAVLLEDGRSIPGDIVVVGVGARPCVEWLEGSGVELDNGVKCGADGRTSLAGVVAVGDCASWYDPRAGAHRRVEHWTGARERPDAAIATLLAGGAVEPGVPRPPYFWSDQYGVKIQFAGHAAAADSVTIEAGAADDRDVLAVYRRAGVPVAVLGMNQPRLFTRWRKQLAAAGS
- a CDS encoding bifunctional 3-phenylpropionate/cinnamic acid dioxygenase ferredoxin subunit produces the protein MMIPACRLADLPRGEAHRLDTDPPVSVFHTDDGELFAIDDTCTHQDASLADGWLEGCEVECPLHASKFDLRTGAVDSPPAKLPVRTHEVVVEDGVIHVRVSADAPNLPPCVAARLAGGSA
- a CDS encoding S-(hydroxymethyl)mycothiol dehydrogenase yields the protein MTHQVRAVVARGKGAPVSLETIVVPDPGPGEALVKIEACGVCHTDLHYREGGINDDFPFLLGHEAAGVVEAVGEGVTDVAAGDFVILNWRAVCGQCRACLRGRPWYCFNTHNAKQRMTLLDGTELSPALGIGAFAEKTLVAAGQCTKVDPAASAAAVGLLGCGVMAGIGAAINTGNVGRGDTVAVIGCGGVGDAAVVGSNLAGAARIIAVDIDDHKLETAKKLGATHTVNSRNADVVEAIRELTGGFGADVVIEAVGRPETYKQAFYARDLAGTVVLVGVPTPEMKLELPLLDVFGRGGALKSSWYGDCLPSRDFPMLVDLYQQGRLDLDAFVTETIALDEVEKAFERMHGGDVLRSVVVL
- a CDS encoding FdhF/YdeP family oxidoreductase; the encoded protein is MTRKPPAEAPGDARLRVGPPKEYAAGIPAVTSSLRHAGEQMGARRSLLTLLQVNQKKGFDCPGCAWPEPEQRHRAEFCENGAKAVAEEATVRRVAPDFFAEHTLGELLPRSDYWLGQQGRLTHPMYRPAGSDRYRPISWDDAFAVVARELAALDHPDQAAFYTSGRASNEAAFVYQLFVRMLGTNNLPDCSNMCHESSGSALTETIGIGKGSVSLEDLHEADLILVVGQNPGTNHPRMLSALEEAKRRGGRVIAVNPLPEAGLLRFKNPQRPSGVLGGGTRLADQFLQIRLGGDQALFQAFNRMLLEAENEAPGTVLDTAFIDRYTHGFEEFAEQARKASWSDILQATGLPEEEIRAAFGHVLAAEKIVVCWAMGLTQHRHSVPTIRDVVNFHLLRGDIGRPGAGLCPVRGHSNVQGDRTMGIYEKPDDAFLDALGTEFAFTPPRHHGHDAVESIRAMRDGQVRVFVALGGNFAAAAPDTDLTEQALRRCRLTVQISTKLNRSHVIAGEQALILPCLGRTEADLRPAGPQLVTVEDSMSMVHLSRGRLKPASEHLLSEVAIICRMARAALGEAGSQVPWENFESDYDRIRDRIERVIPGFEDFNARVRQPGGFALPHPPRDGRRFTTSTGLANFTANPLESPHVPEGRLLLQTLRSHDQYNTTIYGLDDRYRGIHQGRRVLFLHPDDLSDRGLADGDLVDIVSEYGDGVERRAPAFRAVSYPTPRGCCAAYFPETNVLVPLDSTADISNTPTSKSVVVRLEPA